Proteins encoded by one window of Castor canadensis chromosome 2, mCasCan1.hap1v2, whole genome shotgun sequence:
- the Foxred1 gene encoding FAD-dependent oxidoreductase domain-containing protein 1 isoform X5, whose translation MFRRALQFSSGPGLLFQRLGTRRSSSILGWDGKVSKIKKTIQSILPGKTRDSLYNTSHLPPEHSDVVIVGGGVLGLSVAFWLKKLEKKQGAIRVLVVDRDYTYSKASTGLSVGGIRQQFSLPENVQLSLFSINFLRNINEYLAVVDAPPLDLQFSPSGYLLLASEKDAATLEKNVRMQRQEGAKVCLMSPEQLRNKFPWINTEGVALASYGMEDEGWFDPWSLLQGLRRKAQSMGVLFCQGEVTRFVTSSSRMETSSGEQMILKRICEVHVKMNHSLEYQPVECAIVINAGGAWSGQIAELAGIGKGPPGTLEGTKLPVEPRKRYVYLWHCPQGPGLEAPLVTNTNGVYFRREGLGNNYLGGRNPTEEEEPDPTNLEVDYDFFQYKVWPHLAKRVPAFKTLKVRSAWAGYYDYNTFDQNGVVGPHPLVVNMYFATGFSGHGLQHAPAVGRAVAEMVLEGHFQTINMSPFLFSRFYLGEKFQECNII comes from the exons ATGTTTCGGCGGGCTTTGCAGTTCAGCTCCGGCCCGGGCCTCTTATTCCAGAGGTTAGGCACGCGCAGAAGCAGCTCAATTCTGG GCTGGGATGGAAAGGTGTCCAAGATAAAGAAGACCATCCAGTCAATCCTGCCTGGAAAGACCCGGGATTCACTTTATAACACCAGCCATCTGCCCCCTGAACACTCCGATGTAGTGAttgtggggggaggggtactTGGCCTGTCTGTGGCCTTTTGGCTGAAGAAGCTGGAGAAGAAACAAGGTGCCATTCGGGTGCTGGTAGTGGACCGAGACTACACG TATTCCAAGGCTTCCACGGGGCTTTCTGTGGGTGGGATTCGTCAGCAGTTCTCCTTGCCTGAGAATGTCCAACTCTCCCTCTTCTCGATCAACTTTCTACGGAACATCAAT GAGTACCTGGCTGTAGTGGATGCCCCTCCCCTGGATCTCCAGTTCAGTCCCTCAGGCTATCTCTTGCTGGCTTCAGAAAAGGATGCTGCGACGCTGGAGAAAAACGTGAGAATGCAGAG GCAGGAAGGGGCCAAAGTTTGTCTGATGTCTCCTGAGCAGCTTCGGAACAAGTTTCCCTGGATAAACACAGAGGGAGTGGCCCTGGCTTCTTATG GAATGGAGGATGAAGGCTGGTTTGACCCGTGGTCTCTGCTCCAGGGGCTTCGGCGAAAGGCCCAGTCAATGGGGGTCCTTTTCTGCCAGGGAGAGGTGACAC GTTTTGTCACTTCATCTAGCCGCATGGAGACTTCAAGTGGAGAACAGATGATATTGAAAAGGATCTGTGAAGTCCAC GTAAAGATGAACCACAGCCTGGAGTACCAGCCAGTGGAATGTGCCATAGTGATCAATGCCGGAGGAGCGTGGTCTGGGCAAATCGCAGAGCTGGCTGGTATTGGAAAGGGGCCTCCTGGTACCCTGGAGGGCACCAAGCTACCTGTGGAGCCAAGGAAAAG GTATGTGTACTTATGGCACTGCCCCCAGGGACCAGGCCTCGAGGCACCACTGGTTACAAACACCAATGGAGTCTATTTCCGGCGAGAAGGATTAGGCAACAACTACCTAGGTGGCCGTAACCCCACTGAA GAGGAAGAACCTGACCCAACAAACCTAGAAGTGGATTATGATTTCTTCCAGTACAAGGTGTGGCCCCATTTGGCCAAAAGAGTACCAGCTTTTAAGACTCTGAAG GTTCGGAGCGCCTGGGCTGGCTATTATGACTACAACACTTTTGACCAGAATGGCGTGGTGGGCCCCCACCCACTGGTTGTCAACATGTACTTTGCTACAGGCTTCAGTGGTCATGGGCTCCAGCATGCCCCTGCTGTGGGGCGAGCTGTGGCAGAGATGGTGCTGGAGGGCCACTTCCAGACCATCAACATGAGCCCCTTCCTCTTTAGCCGCTTTTACTTGGGAGAGAAGTTCCAAGAGTGCAATATCATCTGA
- the Foxred1 gene encoding FAD-dependent oxidoreductase domain-containing protein 1 isoform X4: MFRRALQFSSGPGLLFQRLGTRRSSSILGWDGKVSKIKKTIQSILPGKTRDSLYNTSHLPPEHSDVVIVGGGVLGLSVAFWLKKLEKKQGAIRVLVVDRDYTYSKASTGLSVGGIRQQFSLPENVQLSLFSINFLRNINVHAEYLAVVDAPPLDLQFSPSGYLLLASEKDAATLEKNVRMQRQEGAKVCLMSPEQLRNKFPWINTEGVALASYGMEDEGWFDPWSLLQGLRRKAQSMGVLFCQGEVTRFVTSSSRMETSSGEQMILKRICEVHVKMNHSLEYQPVECAIVINAGGAWSGQIAELAGIGKGPPGTLEGTKLPVEPRKRYVYLWHCPQGPGLEAPLVTNTNGVYFRREGLGNNYLGGRNPTEEEEPDPTNLEVDYDFFQYKVWPHLAKRVPAFKTLKVRSAWAGYYDYNTFDQNGVVGPHPLVVNMYFATGFSGHGLQHAPAVGRAVAEMVLEGHFQTINMSPFLFSRFYLGEKFQECNII; this comes from the exons ATGTTTCGGCGGGCTTTGCAGTTCAGCTCCGGCCCGGGCCTCTTATTCCAGAGGTTAGGCACGCGCAGAAGCAGCTCAATTCTGG GCTGGGATGGAAAGGTGTCCAAGATAAAGAAGACCATCCAGTCAATCCTGCCTGGAAAGACCCGGGATTCACTTTATAACACCAGCCATCTGCCCCCTGAACACTCCGATGTAGTGAttgtggggggaggggtactTGGCCTGTCTGTGGCCTTTTGGCTGAAGAAGCTGGAGAAGAAACAAGGTGCCATTCGGGTGCTGGTAGTGGACCGAGACTACACG TATTCCAAGGCTTCCACGGGGCTTTCTGTGGGTGGGATTCGTCAGCAGTTCTCCTTGCCTGAGAATGTCCAACTCTCCCTCTTCTCGATCAACTTTCTACGGAACATCAATGTACATGCA GAGTACCTGGCTGTAGTGGATGCCCCTCCCCTGGATCTCCAGTTCAGTCCCTCAGGCTATCTCTTGCTGGCTTCAGAAAAGGATGCTGCGACGCTGGAGAAAAACGTGAGAATGCAGAG GCAGGAAGGGGCCAAAGTTTGTCTGATGTCTCCTGAGCAGCTTCGGAACAAGTTTCCCTGGATAAACACAGAGGGAGTGGCCCTGGCTTCTTATG GAATGGAGGATGAAGGCTGGTTTGACCCGTGGTCTCTGCTCCAGGGGCTTCGGCGAAAGGCCCAGTCAATGGGGGTCCTTTTCTGCCAGGGAGAGGTGACAC GTTTTGTCACTTCATCTAGCCGCATGGAGACTTCAAGTGGAGAACAGATGATATTGAAAAGGATCTGTGAAGTCCAC GTAAAGATGAACCACAGCCTGGAGTACCAGCCAGTGGAATGTGCCATAGTGATCAATGCCGGAGGAGCGTGGTCTGGGCAAATCGCAGAGCTGGCTGGTATTGGAAAGGGGCCTCCTGGTACCCTGGAGGGCACCAAGCTACCTGTGGAGCCAAGGAAAAG GTATGTGTACTTATGGCACTGCCCCCAGGGACCAGGCCTCGAGGCACCACTGGTTACAAACACCAATGGAGTCTATTTCCGGCGAGAAGGATTAGGCAACAACTACCTAGGTGGCCGTAACCCCACTGAA GAGGAAGAACCTGACCCAACAAACCTAGAAGTGGATTATGATTTCTTCCAGTACAAGGTGTGGCCCCATTTGGCCAAAAGAGTACCAGCTTTTAAGACTCTGAAG GTTCGGAGCGCCTGGGCTGGCTATTATGACTACAACACTTTTGACCAGAATGGCGTGGTGGGCCCCCACCCACTGGTTGTCAACATGTACTTTGCTACAGGCTTCAGTGGTCATGGGCTCCAGCATGCCCCTGCTGTGGGGCGAGCTGTGGCAGAGATGGTGCTGGAGGGCCACTTCCAGACCATCAACATGAGCCCCTTCCTCTTTAGCCGCTTTTACTTGGGAGAGAAGTTCCAAGAGTGCAATATCATCTGA
- the Foxred1 gene encoding FAD-dependent oxidoreductase domain-containing protein 1 isoform X6 yields MLGRPMAGGGRSGRVSGGGHEETAPYSVQGWGLEKTAGQWARSSQLTVARDGDDRDFRTKEGTLGSEGLCFGGLCSSAPARASYSRGWDGKVSKIKKTIQSILPGKTRDSLYNTSHLPPEHSDVVIVGGGVLGLSVAFWLKKLEKKQGAIRVLVVDRDYTYSKASTGLSVGGIRQQFSLPENVQLSLFSINFLRNINVHAEYLAVVDAPPLDLQFSPSGYLLLASEKDAATLEKNVRMQRQEGAKVCLMSPEQLRNKFPWINTEGVALASYGMEDEGWFDPWSLLQGLRRKAQSMGVLFCQGEVTRFVTSSSRMETSSGEQMILKRICEVHVKMNHSLEYQPVECAIVINAGGAWSGQIAELAGIGKGPPGTLEGTKLPVEPRKRYVYLWHCPQGPGLEAPLVTNTNGVYFRREGLGNNYLGGRNPTEEEEPDPTNLEVDYDFFQYKVWPHLAKRVPAFKTLKVRSAWAGYYDYNTFDQNGVVGPHPLVVNMYFATGFSGHGLQHAPAVGRAVAEMVLEGHFQTINMSPFLFSRFYLGEKFQECNII; encoded by the exons ATGCTAGGTAGGCCAATGGCGGGTGGGGGCAGGTCTGGGAGGGTTTCCGGAGGCGGTCACGAGGAGACGGCTCCCTATAGCGTGCAAGGGTGGGGCCTGGAGAAGACTGCTGGCCAATGGGCGCGCTCGTCCCAACTCACCGTGGCGCGGGACGGTGACGACCGGGACTTCAGGACTAAGGAGGGAACGTTGGGTTCTGAAGGGTTATGTTTCGGCGGGCTTTGCAGTTCAGCTCCGGCCCGGGCCTCTTATTCCAGAG GCTGGGATGGAAAGGTGTCCAAGATAAAGAAGACCATCCAGTCAATCCTGCCTGGAAAGACCCGGGATTCACTTTATAACACCAGCCATCTGCCCCCTGAACACTCCGATGTAGTGAttgtggggggaggggtactTGGCCTGTCTGTGGCCTTTTGGCTGAAGAAGCTGGAGAAGAAACAAGGTGCCATTCGGGTGCTGGTAGTGGACCGAGACTACACG TATTCCAAGGCTTCCACGGGGCTTTCTGTGGGTGGGATTCGTCAGCAGTTCTCCTTGCCTGAGAATGTCCAACTCTCCCTCTTCTCGATCAACTTTCTACGGAACATCAATGTACATGCA GAGTACCTGGCTGTAGTGGATGCCCCTCCCCTGGATCTCCAGTTCAGTCCCTCAGGCTATCTCTTGCTGGCTTCAGAAAAGGATGCTGCGACGCTGGAGAAAAACGTGAGAATGCAGAG GCAGGAAGGGGCCAAAGTTTGTCTGATGTCTCCTGAGCAGCTTCGGAACAAGTTTCCCTGGATAAACACAGAGGGAGTGGCCCTGGCTTCTTATG GAATGGAGGATGAAGGCTGGTTTGACCCGTGGTCTCTGCTCCAGGGGCTTCGGCGAAAGGCCCAGTCAATGGGGGTCCTTTTCTGCCAGGGAGAGGTGACAC GTTTTGTCACTTCATCTAGCCGCATGGAGACTTCAAGTGGAGAACAGATGATATTGAAAAGGATCTGTGAAGTCCAC GTAAAGATGAACCACAGCCTGGAGTACCAGCCAGTGGAATGTGCCATAGTGATCAATGCCGGAGGAGCGTGGTCTGGGCAAATCGCAGAGCTGGCTGGTATTGGAAAGGGGCCTCCTGGTACCCTGGAGGGCACCAAGCTACCTGTGGAGCCAAGGAAAAG GTATGTGTACTTATGGCACTGCCCCCAGGGACCAGGCCTCGAGGCACCACTGGTTACAAACACCAATGGAGTCTATTTCCGGCGAGAAGGATTAGGCAACAACTACCTAGGTGGCCGTAACCCCACTGAA GAGGAAGAACCTGACCCAACAAACCTAGAAGTGGATTATGATTTCTTCCAGTACAAGGTGTGGCCCCATTTGGCCAAAAGAGTACCAGCTTTTAAGACTCTGAAG GTTCGGAGCGCCTGGGCTGGCTATTATGACTACAACACTTTTGACCAGAATGGCGTGGTGGGCCCCCACCCACTGGTTGTCAACATGTACTTTGCTACAGGCTTCAGTGGTCATGGGCTCCAGCATGCCCCTGCTGTGGGGCGAGCTGTGGCAGAGATGGTGCTGGAGGGCCACTTCCAGACCATCAACATGAGCCCCTTCCTCTTTAGCCGCTTTTACTTGGGAGAGAAGTTCCAAGAGTGCAATATCATCTGA
- the Foxred1 gene encoding FAD-dependent oxidoreductase domain-containing protein 1 isoform X2 encodes MFRRALQFSSGPGLLFQRLGTRRSSSILGKVEVGRGYGSWVPTASSFVTFRAYAGRTVGLLREEGWDGKVSKIKKTIQSILPGKTRDSLYNTSHLPPEHSDVVIVGGGVLGLSVAFWLKKLEKKQGAIRVLVVDRDYTYSKASTGLSVGGIRQQFSLPENVQLSLFSINFLRNINVHAEYLAVVDAPPLDLQFSPSGYLLLASEKDAATLEKNVRMQRQEGAKVCLMSPEQLRNKFPWINTEGVALASYGMEDEGWFDPWSLLQGLRRKAQSMGVLFCQGEVTRFVTSSSRMETSSGEQMILKRICEVHVKMNHSLEYQPVECAIVINAGGAWSGQIAELAGIGKGPPGTLEGTKLPVEPRKRYVYLWHCPQGPGLEAPLVTNTNGVYFRREGLGNNYLGGRNPTEEEEPDPTNLEVDYDFFQYKVWPHLAKRVPAFKTLKVRSAWAGYYDYNTFDQNGVVGPHPLVVNMYFATGFSGHGLQHAPAVGRAVAEMVLEGHFQTINMSPFLFSRFYLGEKFQECNII; translated from the exons ATGTTTCGGCGGGCTTTGCAGTTCAGCTCCGGCCCGGGCCTCTTATTCCAGAGGTTAGGCACGCGCAGAAGCAGCTCAATTCTGGGTAAAGTTGAAGTCGGCAGGGGGTATGGTTCTTGGGTGCCCACAGCCTCCAGCTTTGTGACCTTCAGGGCCTACGCTGGCAGGACAGTGGGTCTGCTGCGGGAAGAGG GCTGGGATGGAAAGGTGTCCAAGATAAAGAAGACCATCCAGTCAATCCTGCCTGGAAAGACCCGGGATTCACTTTATAACACCAGCCATCTGCCCCCTGAACACTCCGATGTAGTGAttgtggggggaggggtactTGGCCTGTCTGTGGCCTTTTGGCTGAAGAAGCTGGAGAAGAAACAAGGTGCCATTCGGGTGCTGGTAGTGGACCGAGACTACACG TATTCCAAGGCTTCCACGGGGCTTTCTGTGGGTGGGATTCGTCAGCAGTTCTCCTTGCCTGAGAATGTCCAACTCTCCCTCTTCTCGATCAACTTTCTACGGAACATCAATGTACATGCA GAGTACCTGGCTGTAGTGGATGCCCCTCCCCTGGATCTCCAGTTCAGTCCCTCAGGCTATCTCTTGCTGGCTTCAGAAAAGGATGCTGCGACGCTGGAGAAAAACGTGAGAATGCAGAG GCAGGAAGGGGCCAAAGTTTGTCTGATGTCTCCTGAGCAGCTTCGGAACAAGTTTCCCTGGATAAACACAGAGGGAGTGGCCCTGGCTTCTTATG GAATGGAGGATGAAGGCTGGTTTGACCCGTGGTCTCTGCTCCAGGGGCTTCGGCGAAAGGCCCAGTCAATGGGGGTCCTTTTCTGCCAGGGAGAGGTGACAC GTTTTGTCACTTCATCTAGCCGCATGGAGACTTCAAGTGGAGAACAGATGATATTGAAAAGGATCTGTGAAGTCCAC GTAAAGATGAACCACAGCCTGGAGTACCAGCCAGTGGAATGTGCCATAGTGATCAATGCCGGAGGAGCGTGGTCTGGGCAAATCGCAGAGCTGGCTGGTATTGGAAAGGGGCCTCCTGGTACCCTGGAGGGCACCAAGCTACCTGTGGAGCCAAGGAAAAG GTATGTGTACTTATGGCACTGCCCCCAGGGACCAGGCCTCGAGGCACCACTGGTTACAAACACCAATGGAGTCTATTTCCGGCGAGAAGGATTAGGCAACAACTACCTAGGTGGCCGTAACCCCACTGAA GAGGAAGAACCTGACCCAACAAACCTAGAAGTGGATTATGATTTCTTCCAGTACAAGGTGTGGCCCCATTTGGCCAAAAGAGTACCAGCTTTTAAGACTCTGAAG GTTCGGAGCGCCTGGGCTGGCTATTATGACTACAACACTTTTGACCAGAATGGCGTGGTGGGCCCCCACCCACTGGTTGTCAACATGTACTTTGCTACAGGCTTCAGTGGTCATGGGCTCCAGCATGCCCCTGCTGTGGGGCGAGCTGTGGCAGAGATGGTGCTGGAGGGCCACTTCCAGACCATCAACATGAGCCCCTTCCTCTTTAGCCGCTTTTACTTGGGAGAGAAGTTCCAAGAGTGCAATATCATCTGA
- the Foxred1 gene encoding FAD-dependent oxidoreductase domain-containing protein 1 isoform X3: MLGRPMAGGGRSGRVSGGGHEETAPYSVQGWGLEKTAGQWARSSQLTVARDGDDRDFRTKEGTLGSEGLCFGGLCSSAPARASYSRGWDGKVSKIKKTIQSILPGKTRDSLYNTSHLPPEHSDVVIVGGGVLGLSVAFWLKKLEKKQGAIRVLVVDRDYTYSKASTGLSVGGIRQQFSLPENVQLSLFSINFLRNINVHAEYLAVVDAPPLDLQFSPSGYLLLASEKDAATLEKNVRMQRQEGAKVCLMSPEQLRNKFPWINTEGVALASYGMEDEGWFDPWSLLQGLRRKAQSMGVLFCQGEVTRFVTSSSRMETSSGEQMILKRICEVHVKMNHSLEYQPVECAIVINAGGAWSGQIAELAGIGKGPPGTLEGTKLPVEPRKRYVYLWHCPQGPGLEAPLVTNTNGVYFRREGLGNNYLGGRNPTEVRSAWAGYYDYNTFDQNGVVGPHPLVVNMYFATGFSGHGLQHAPAVGRAVAEMVLEGHFQTINMSPFLFSRFYLGEKFQECNII; this comes from the exons ATGCTAGGTAGGCCAATGGCGGGTGGGGGCAGGTCTGGGAGGGTTTCCGGAGGCGGTCACGAGGAGACGGCTCCCTATAGCGTGCAAGGGTGGGGCCTGGAGAAGACTGCTGGCCAATGGGCGCGCTCGTCCCAACTCACCGTGGCGCGGGACGGTGACGACCGGGACTTCAGGACTAAGGAGGGAACGTTGGGTTCTGAAGGGTTATGTTTCGGCGGGCTTTGCAGTTCAGCTCCGGCCCGGGCCTCTTATTCCAGAG GCTGGGATGGAAAGGTGTCCAAGATAAAGAAGACCATCCAGTCAATCCTGCCTGGAAAGACCCGGGATTCACTTTATAACACCAGCCATCTGCCCCCTGAACACTCCGATGTAGTGAttgtggggggaggggtactTGGCCTGTCTGTGGCCTTTTGGCTGAAGAAGCTGGAGAAGAAACAAGGTGCCATTCGGGTGCTGGTAGTGGACCGAGACTACACG TATTCCAAGGCTTCCACGGGGCTTTCTGTGGGTGGGATTCGTCAGCAGTTCTCCTTGCCTGAGAATGTCCAACTCTCCCTCTTCTCGATCAACTTTCTACGGAACATCAATGTACATGCA GAGTACCTGGCTGTAGTGGATGCCCCTCCCCTGGATCTCCAGTTCAGTCCCTCAGGCTATCTCTTGCTGGCTTCAGAAAAGGATGCTGCGACGCTGGAGAAAAACGTGAGAATGCAGAG GCAGGAAGGGGCCAAAGTTTGTCTGATGTCTCCTGAGCAGCTTCGGAACAAGTTTCCCTGGATAAACACAGAGGGAGTGGCCCTGGCTTCTTATG GAATGGAGGATGAAGGCTGGTTTGACCCGTGGTCTCTGCTCCAGGGGCTTCGGCGAAAGGCCCAGTCAATGGGGGTCCTTTTCTGCCAGGGAGAGGTGACAC GTTTTGTCACTTCATCTAGCCGCATGGAGACTTCAAGTGGAGAACAGATGATATTGAAAAGGATCTGTGAAGTCCAC GTAAAGATGAACCACAGCCTGGAGTACCAGCCAGTGGAATGTGCCATAGTGATCAATGCCGGAGGAGCGTGGTCTGGGCAAATCGCAGAGCTGGCTGGTATTGGAAAGGGGCCTCCTGGTACCCTGGAGGGCACCAAGCTACCTGTGGAGCCAAGGAAAAG GTATGTGTACTTATGGCACTGCCCCCAGGGACCAGGCCTCGAGGCACCACTGGTTACAAACACCAATGGAGTCTATTTCCGGCGAGAAGGATTAGGCAACAACTACCTAGGTGGCCGTAACCCCACTGAA GTTCGGAGCGCCTGGGCTGGCTATTATGACTACAACACTTTTGACCAGAATGGCGTGGTGGGCCCCCACCCACTGGTTGTCAACATGTACTTTGCTACAGGCTTCAGTGGTCATGGGCTCCAGCATGCCCCTGCTGTGGGGCGAGCTGTGGCAGAGATGGTGCTGGAGGGCCACTTCCAGACCATCAACATGAGCCCCTTCCTCTTTAGCCGCTTTTACTTGGGAGAGAAGTTCCAAGAGTGCAATATCATCTGA
- the Foxred1 gene encoding FAD-dependent oxidoreductase domain-containing protein 1 isoform X1 encodes MLGRPMAGGGRSGRVSGGGHEETAPYSVQGWGLEKTAGQWARSSQLTVARDGDDRDFRTKEGTLGSEGLCFGGLCSSAPARASYSRGWDGKVSKIKKTIQSILPGKTRDSLYNTSHLPPEHSDVVIVGGGVLGLSVAFWLKKLEKKQGAIRVLVVDRDYTYSKASTGLSVGGIRQQFSLPENVQLSLFSINFLRNINEYLAVVDAPPLDLQFSPSGYLLLASEKDAATLEKNVRMQRQEGAKVCLMSPEQLRNKFPWINTEGVALASYGMEDEGWFDPWSLLQGLRRKAQSMGVLFCQGEVTRFVTSSSRMETSSGEQMILKRICEVHVKMNHSLEYQPVECAIVINAGGAWSGQIAELAGIGKGPPGTLEGTKLPVEPRKRYVYLWHCPQGPGLEAPLVTNTNGVYFRREGLGNNYLGGRNPTEEEEPDPTNLEVDYDFFQYKVWPHLAKRVPAFKTLKVRSAWAGYYDYNTFDQNGVVGPHPLVVNMYFATGFSGHGLQHAPAVGRAVAEMVLEGHFQTINMSPFLFSRFYLGEKFQECNII; translated from the exons ATGCTAGGTAGGCCAATGGCGGGTGGGGGCAGGTCTGGGAGGGTTTCCGGAGGCGGTCACGAGGAGACGGCTCCCTATAGCGTGCAAGGGTGGGGCCTGGAGAAGACTGCTGGCCAATGGGCGCGCTCGTCCCAACTCACCGTGGCGCGGGACGGTGACGACCGGGACTTCAGGACTAAGGAGGGAACGTTGGGTTCTGAAGGGTTATGTTTCGGCGGGCTTTGCAGTTCAGCTCCGGCCCGGGCCTCTTATTCCAGAG GCTGGGATGGAAAGGTGTCCAAGATAAAGAAGACCATCCAGTCAATCCTGCCTGGAAAGACCCGGGATTCACTTTATAACACCAGCCATCTGCCCCCTGAACACTCCGATGTAGTGAttgtggggggaggggtactTGGCCTGTCTGTGGCCTTTTGGCTGAAGAAGCTGGAGAAGAAACAAGGTGCCATTCGGGTGCTGGTAGTGGACCGAGACTACACG TATTCCAAGGCTTCCACGGGGCTTTCTGTGGGTGGGATTCGTCAGCAGTTCTCCTTGCCTGAGAATGTCCAACTCTCCCTCTTCTCGATCAACTTTCTACGGAACATCAAT GAGTACCTGGCTGTAGTGGATGCCCCTCCCCTGGATCTCCAGTTCAGTCCCTCAGGCTATCTCTTGCTGGCTTCAGAAAAGGATGCTGCGACGCTGGAGAAAAACGTGAGAATGCAGAG GCAGGAAGGGGCCAAAGTTTGTCTGATGTCTCCTGAGCAGCTTCGGAACAAGTTTCCCTGGATAAACACAGAGGGAGTGGCCCTGGCTTCTTATG GAATGGAGGATGAAGGCTGGTTTGACCCGTGGTCTCTGCTCCAGGGGCTTCGGCGAAAGGCCCAGTCAATGGGGGTCCTTTTCTGCCAGGGAGAGGTGACAC GTTTTGTCACTTCATCTAGCCGCATGGAGACTTCAAGTGGAGAACAGATGATATTGAAAAGGATCTGTGAAGTCCAC GTAAAGATGAACCACAGCCTGGAGTACCAGCCAGTGGAATGTGCCATAGTGATCAATGCCGGAGGAGCGTGGTCTGGGCAAATCGCAGAGCTGGCTGGTATTGGAAAGGGGCCTCCTGGTACCCTGGAGGGCACCAAGCTACCTGTGGAGCCAAGGAAAAG GTATGTGTACTTATGGCACTGCCCCCAGGGACCAGGCCTCGAGGCACCACTGGTTACAAACACCAATGGAGTCTATTTCCGGCGAGAAGGATTAGGCAACAACTACCTAGGTGGCCGTAACCCCACTGAA GAGGAAGAACCTGACCCAACAAACCTAGAAGTGGATTATGATTTCTTCCAGTACAAGGTGTGGCCCCATTTGGCCAAAAGAGTACCAGCTTTTAAGACTCTGAAG GTTCGGAGCGCCTGGGCTGGCTATTATGACTACAACACTTTTGACCAGAATGGCGTGGTGGGCCCCCACCCACTGGTTGTCAACATGTACTTTGCTACAGGCTTCAGTGGTCATGGGCTCCAGCATGCCCCTGCTGTGGGGCGAGCTGTGGCAGAGATGGTGCTGGAGGGCCACTTCCAGACCATCAACATGAGCCCCTTCCTCTTTAGCCGCTTTTACTTGGGAGAGAAGTTCCAAGAGTGCAATATCATCTGA
- the Foxred1 gene encoding FAD-dependent oxidoreductase domain-containing protein 1 isoform X7 produces MQRQEGAKVCLMSPEQLRNKFPWINTEGVALASYGMEDEGWFDPWSLLQGLRRKAQSMGVLFCQGEVTRFVTSSSRMETSSGEQMILKRICEVHVKMNHSLEYQPVECAIVINAGGAWSGQIAELAGIGKGPPGTLEGTKLPVEPRKRYVYLWHCPQGPGLEAPLVTNTNGVYFRREGLGNNYLGGRNPTEEEEPDPTNLEVDYDFFQYKVWPHLAKRVPAFKTLKVRSAWAGYYDYNTFDQNGVVGPHPLVVNMYFATGFSGHGLQHAPAVGRAVAEMVLEGHFQTINMSPFLFSRFYLGEKFQECNII; encoded by the exons ATGCAGAG GCAGGAAGGGGCCAAAGTTTGTCTGATGTCTCCTGAGCAGCTTCGGAACAAGTTTCCCTGGATAAACACAGAGGGAGTGGCCCTGGCTTCTTATG GAATGGAGGATGAAGGCTGGTTTGACCCGTGGTCTCTGCTCCAGGGGCTTCGGCGAAAGGCCCAGTCAATGGGGGTCCTTTTCTGCCAGGGAGAGGTGACAC GTTTTGTCACTTCATCTAGCCGCATGGAGACTTCAAGTGGAGAACAGATGATATTGAAAAGGATCTGTGAAGTCCAC GTAAAGATGAACCACAGCCTGGAGTACCAGCCAGTGGAATGTGCCATAGTGATCAATGCCGGAGGAGCGTGGTCTGGGCAAATCGCAGAGCTGGCTGGTATTGGAAAGGGGCCTCCTGGTACCCTGGAGGGCACCAAGCTACCTGTGGAGCCAAGGAAAAG GTATGTGTACTTATGGCACTGCCCCCAGGGACCAGGCCTCGAGGCACCACTGGTTACAAACACCAATGGAGTCTATTTCCGGCGAGAAGGATTAGGCAACAACTACCTAGGTGGCCGTAACCCCACTGAA GAGGAAGAACCTGACCCAACAAACCTAGAAGTGGATTATGATTTCTTCCAGTACAAGGTGTGGCCCCATTTGGCCAAAAGAGTACCAGCTTTTAAGACTCTGAAG GTTCGGAGCGCCTGGGCTGGCTATTATGACTACAACACTTTTGACCAGAATGGCGTGGTGGGCCCCCACCCACTGGTTGTCAACATGTACTTTGCTACAGGCTTCAGTGGTCATGGGCTCCAGCATGCCCCTGCTGTGGGGCGAGCTGTGGCAGAGATGGTGCTGGAGGGCCACTTCCAGACCATCAACATGAGCCCCTTCCTCTTTAGCCGCTTTTACTTGGGAGAGAAGTTCCAAGAGTGCAATATCATCTGA